The Polyangiaceae bacterium genome includes a region encoding these proteins:
- a CDS encoding FG-GAP repeat protein — MQGVTCTSTTPSVQIVDPVDGTGNDVDTHILAASATSKRKDLDAAAPGAQYTVTACTDQSSGTAALFVGMKGGALQQKATTTTFTAATTSDGCPNGLGFVAKFTNATLDESAFDAATFALKTATELRVDVTASGETGQSPLVDVWVDSILPTLSVKTPVDLCGKSYIGSSAVIEDVFLNTQLVPVTLTVTPQGQSGVNYQGTTLIAGNLTQVSAVQFPLGVSAVTASVKEPSGNTGVLPGACQVTVGSPPVISWTTPTATSKLNSVAGNPTADADASTPGWQGTLKVQTDLAGNPACPCQVTFSVNGTPLPSGTVTIDGTGAATLSNVTIADATAPVQLKAETNNVAGKGVGTAIITVPVDTVVPGAPAALVASVKSRRQTTFHLAWTAPSDGGQAAGGYKVRVSKNPITTQAQFDAAVDVPYTGAPAAPGAADGIDIADQLIETTYYFAVAATDAAGNQGAFLATSAATKATFNSLVLDNPNGMANQHGFGFALDGFASVNGDQLSDLVVGTVAGASAYIYFGAASGYANTPSVRLAGGTADFGSSVAFIGDIDHDGKEDIAVGAPFDGTGKVYIYKGRDTWPAVVPLADYVVTPVVASNAKWAGSQFGWSVARLGDFDNDGNDDFAIGAPRYDGGYGMVVIVRGVASGQTFPATVSLGGTVTKEDFGTRAIGIEGPNPLPTKFAWFGESVLGAGQLYTGAGKSLVVASAGPEANKLFAFKGQAAPSGFIAASAADSSYGTPGQGRLGTSLKLLGVTASGPAITAGEPSYTGSAPQRAHIFLGGANNPFGLPTPPGAGHATYSNSAATNILDAFGYMTLGSGFSGTAVVGNFINGPMGDVVIGSLTENGAKPKIYFVSGESAQAAAGGTVDVVSVADIALPTPAALTAGGASPLSNAIKDMDGDGFADIAIGETNKFATNPGRIWILW, encoded by the coding sequence GTGCAAGGCGTCACGTGCACATCGACCACGCCGTCCGTTCAGATCGTTGATCCGGTTGACGGTACTGGTAACGACGTCGACACACACATCTTGGCCGCCTCAGCCACGTCGAAGCGCAAAGATCTCGACGCCGCGGCTCCAGGTGCGCAGTACACCGTGACCGCGTGCACCGATCAGTCGAGCGGAACCGCCGCCCTCTTCGTGGGCATGAAGGGCGGCGCACTCCAGCAGAAGGCGACCACGACGACCTTCACTGCAGCGACCACTAGCGACGGCTGTCCCAATGGGCTCGGATTCGTTGCGAAGTTCACCAACGCCACACTCGACGAGAGTGCTTTCGACGCCGCCACTTTCGCGCTGAAGACCGCGACCGAGCTGCGGGTCGACGTGACCGCCAGCGGCGAGACCGGACAGAGCCCTCTCGTGGACGTCTGGGTCGATTCGATTCTGCCCACCTTGAGCGTGAAGACTCCAGTGGACTTGTGCGGCAAGAGCTACATCGGGAGCTCCGCGGTCATCGAGGATGTGTTCTTGAACACGCAGCTCGTGCCCGTGACTCTCACGGTGACCCCGCAAGGACAATCCGGGGTCAACTACCAGGGGACGACCCTCATCGCTGGCAACCTCACTCAGGTCAGCGCCGTGCAGTTTCCGTTGGGAGTGAGCGCCGTCACCGCGAGCGTCAAAGAACCGTCCGGCAATACGGGGGTGCTCCCAGGTGCCTGTCAGGTGACCGTGGGGAGTCCTCCGGTCATTTCGTGGACCACGCCCACGGCGACCTCCAAGCTGAACTCCGTCGCGGGCAATCCCACGGCTGACGCTGACGCTTCGACCCCAGGGTGGCAGGGAACGCTGAAGGTGCAGACGGATCTGGCTGGAAACCCGGCCTGTCCGTGCCAAGTCACGTTCTCGGTCAACGGCACGCCGCTGCCGAGCGGCACGGTGACAATCGACGGAACGGGCGCTGCGACCCTCTCGAACGTGACCATCGCTGACGCGACCGCCCCCGTGCAGCTCAAGGCCGAGACCAACAATGTCGCTGGCAAAGGAGTGGGCACCGCCATCATCACCGTTCCAGTCGACACGGTAGTCCCGGGTGCTCCGGCAGCACTGGTCGCCAGCGTGAAAAGTCGCCGCCAAACGACCTTCCACCTGGCCTGGACCGCGCCGTCGGACGGCGGTCAAGCGGCAGGCGGCTACAAGGTTCGCGTCTCGAAGAACCCAATCACCACGCAGGCGCAGTTCGACGCCGCCGTCGACGTTCCGTACACCGGCGCGCCCGCGGCGCCGGGCGCCGCTGACGGCATAGACATTGCGGATCAGCTGATCGAGACCACCTACTACTTCGCCGTAGCCGCCACGGACGCCGCCGGGAACCAGGGCGCTTTCCTGGCAACGTCTGCGGCGACCAAAGCGACCTTCAACTCGCTGGTCTTGGATAACCCGAATGGCATGGCGAACCAACACGGATTCGGCTTCGCGCTGGACGGGTTCGCCAGCGTCAACGGCGACCAGCTTTCGGACCTGGTGGTGGGCACCGTCGCTGGCGCGTCGGCGTACATCTACTTCGGAGCGGCGTCCGGTTATGCGAACACTCCCAGTGTTCGTTTGGCTGGTGGCACCGCCGACTTCGGCTCCTCGGTGGCGTTCATCGGTGACATCGATCACGACGGCAAAGAGGACATCGCGGTCGGCGCCCCGTTCGACGGAACTGGAAAGGTCTACATCTACAAGGGACGCGACACGTGGCCCGCGGTGGTTCCGCTTGCCGACTATGTCGTGACGCCGGTGGTGGCATCTAACGCGAAGTGGGCCGGTTCGCAGTTCGGCTGGTCGGTGGCGCGCCTGGGCGACTTCGATAACGACGGGAACGACGACTTCGCCATCGGTGCCCCGCGCTACGACGGCGGCTATGGCATGGTCGTCATCGTTCGCGGTGTGGCCAGTGGGCAGACTTTCCCGGCCACCGTCAGTCTCGGTGGAACAGTGACCAAGGAGGACTTCGGGACCCGGGCCATCGGAATCGAGGGCCCGAATCCCCTGCCAACGAAGTTCGCCTGGTTCGGAGAATCGGTCCTGGGAGCGGGTCAGCTCTACACGGGAGCGGGGAAGTCGCTGGTAGTGGCTTCCGCCGGCCCTGAGGCCAACAAGCTGTTCGCATTCAAAGGGCAGGCGGCTCCGAGCGGGTTCATCGCGGCGTCCGCCGCGGACTCCAGCTACGGAACGCCCGGGCAAGGGCGTCTCGGTACGTCCCTCAAGCTCCTCGGAGTCACTGCGAGCGGGCCCGCGATCACGGCGGGGGAGCCCTCGTACACCGGCTCGGCGCCGCAGCGCGCCCACATTTTCTTGGGTGGCGCCAACAACCCGTTTGGCTTGCCGACCCCGCCCGGCGCCGGCCACGCGACCTACTCGAACTCGGCTGCGACAAACATCCTCGACGCCTTTGGGTACATGACGCTGGGCAGCGGGTTCTCCGGCACGGCGGTCGTCGGCAACTTCATCAACGGACCGATGGGCGACGTCGTTATTGGGTCGCTGACCGAGAACGGTGCGAAGCCGAAGATCTACTTCGTCAGCGGGGAGTCCGCCCAGGCAGCGGCGGGCGGCACCGTTGACGTGGTCAGCGTCGCCGATATCGCGCTTCCGACTCCGGCCGCGCTGACGGCGGGCGGAGCGTCACCGCTCAGCAACGCCATCAAGGACATGGACGGGGATGGTTTTGCCGATATTGCCATCGGTGAGACCAATAAGTTCGCCACCAACCCCGGCAGAATTTGGATCCTCTGGTGA
- a CDS encoding glycosyltransferase: MTRPRFTVVTPVMNGATFVGQTIASVRAQSFEDWEYFVMDGGSKDDTVDVALDAARGDPRIRVVSERDRGMYDGVFRGFERGTGEVCYWINADDMLMPWAFDVVSSYMQKTGAEWVTGTPAFWDERGRLKSVGIPRWYPRALLRAGLFHGKALGFLQQESTFFGRGVLERVPPRRVERIRAQRLAGDFMLWVELAKLTELHTIPTVLAGFRLHESNASHDQSGYFAEIARAGFHFPPRAVGKLMNTAFRPVGFAMARALARRRY; this comes from the coding sequence ATGACGCGCCCCCGCTTCACCGTGGTGACGCCCGTGATGAACGGGGCGACGTTCGTCGGGCAGACGATCGCGTCCGTGCGCGCGCAGAGCTTCGAAGACTGGGAGTACTTCGTGATGGACGGCGGGTCCAAGGACGACACCGTCGATGTGGCGCTTGACGCGGCTCGGGGTGACCCGCGCATCCGCGTCGTCTCCGAGAGAGACCGCGGCATGTACGACGGCGTGTTTCGCGGGTTCGAGCGGGGCACCGGGGAGGTCTGCTACTGGATCAATGCTGACGACATGTTGATGCCCTGGGCGTTCGACGTCGTGTCGAGCTACATGCAGAAGACGGGCGCCGAGTGGGTCACCGGGACGCCCGCGTTCTGGGACGAGCGCGGGCGCCTGAAGAGCGTGGGGATCCCGCGTTGGTATCCCCGGGCGCTGCTCCGCGCTGGGCTGTTTCACGGCAAGGCGCTTGGCTTCCTCCAGCAAGAGAGCACGTTCTTCGGTCGCGGCGTGCTCGAGCGCGTGCCGCCGAGGCGGGTCGAGCGGATCCGTGCGCAGCGGCTCGCGGGAGACTTCATGCTCTGGGTGGAGCTCGCGAAGCTCACCGAGCTCCACACCATCCCAACGGTGCTGGCCGGATTTCGGCTCCACGAGTCCAACGCTTCCCACGACCAGAGCGGATATTTCGCGGAGATTGCTCGGGCGGGGTTTCATTTCCCGCCCCGGGCCGTGGGCAAGCTAATGAACACGGCGTTTCGGCCGGTGGGGTTCGCCATGGCACGCGCGCTGGCGCGTCGCAGGTATTGA
- a CDS encoding lasso RiPP family leader peptide-containing protein, whose product MKPKDQPQLEAPKKPYEPPRVTDLGRVTDLTRGNDGPGGPEGRSGVSGG is encoded by the coding sequence ATGAAACCGAAAGACCAGCCCCAACTCGAAGCGCCCAAGAAGCCCTACGAGCCCCCGCGCGTGACCGACCTCGGCCGCGTCACGGATCTGACCCGCGGCAACGACGGTCCTGGGGGGCCCGAGGGACGCAGCGGAGTCTCCGGCGGGTAA
- a CDS encoding HPr-rel-A system PqqD family peptide chaperone, whose product MGPTLNRVTIPEDVVSEILDGQAVVLNLRTGCYHTLNASGTRLWELLERDGDVETATQTLLAEYDTSEETLRADVDKVLSELQERGLVLGGAAG is encoded by the coding sequence ATGGGGCCGACCCTGAACAGAGTCACCATCCCTGAAGACGTCGTGAGCGAGATCCTCGATGGCCAGGCCGTGGTGCTGAACCTGCGAACGGGCTGCTACCACACGCTGAACGCCTCGGGGACGAGGCTTTGGGAGCTCCTGGAGCGAGATGGTGACGTCGAAACGGCCACGCAGACCCTACTTGCGGAATACGACACCTCCGAGGAGACGCTCCGGGCAGACGTCGACAAGGTGCTCTCCGAGCTTCAGGAGCGGGGTCTGGTACTAGGGGGCGCGGCCGGATGA
- a CDS encoding lipid A core--O-antigen ligase: MVLPILPSVRPISSPPTPAEFGSSGDRRRLAHSTNLSTRLPPMRSRVRATREMDHDRRHSVSPYAPAALAAVVMGSVLAVGTVHTSVLVVVALATVAATAWVLWSHRREGPELPSPALVLLGLAAWSAAQAIPLPTKLLGAIAPHNADIWVRALKPLEVAAPRLASISLDPGASAVEALKWVTYAAVFTLAYTVGRRNGRNWGPLLVFAAAVVVSLVTVIHGVIGAKAYFGVYVPRAAVPRWGIAPLLNPNNLSGYLNLGALCGMGFLLTHRSSRAERPLPPDGWVFAGIAVVVAVSLLAASRGGVLGLGLGAIALAVAVRVFRGNQAKAVGGRRRAAGIALAVAGGALLAILGASEATWQELGDTSAEKLRLLGWSKPLLSDHLWLGVGRGAFETVFPAYNSRGGRVLYSHPENFVVQWVAEWGLLVAALALALFVWHFRPARLRLRTNRAAVAAIVGVLVVLLQNLADLALEVPAVMIALSAALGSLWTPARAAAPSNATDPSSRLRRRLPAVAVAGTGAVAVLAVLLGPTHSAASERTELGAALNAKPISDPDSLHAFHRRLAQAMRRHPADPHFPLLGAIAARRVRGADALPWIARALERDPTNARAHFVLAEILAARGAKLQAFMEMRIALEADKDLVGYAAQLAVRWSREPEELDRAAPEGNIGAQFFYWCGKFVPASDFELRSQLFDAALDRQRDFAPAVVAKGFDRLDRAEVGAAPCTESQRADCLTLVEGLAETAARVDPRSCDAPILKGRALVLRGRAQDAERGLAVACATCRGPLPCLAARLRAAAAAVPATELGAAIRAYTGTACSQAETCADAHSLVGDVLSGRQEWAAAADHYATAAQRVSTVGLWLKLADAASRAGQATRAMTAIEKAQRAGVGDPGLARRVEEQRKQLFLRAMELPTP; this comes from the coding sequence ATGGTTTTGCCGATATTGCCATCGGTGAGACCAATAAGTTCGCCACCAACCCCGGCAGAATTTGGATCCTCTGGTGATCGGCGCCGCCTCGCGCACTCGACGAACCTGAGCACTCGCCTCCCGCCGATGCGTTCGCGGGTGCGGGCCACCCGCGAAATGGATCACGACCGTCGGCACTCGGTGAGCCCATACGCCCCCGCAGCGCTGGCAGCGGTCGTGATGGGGTCGGTGCTGGCGGTGGGCACGGTGCACACTTCGGTGCTGGTGGTCGTGGCGCTCGCCACGGTCGCCGCCACGGCCTGGGTGCTCTGGAGCCATCGACGAGAGGGCCCGGAGCTGCCGTCGCCGGCGCTTGTCTTGCTCGGGCTAGCCGCGTGGAGCGCCGCCCAGGCGATCCCACTGCCCACGAAGCTCCTGGGCGCTATTGCGCCGCACAACGCAGACATCTGGGTGCGTGCCCTCAAGCCGCTCGAGGTGGCGGCGCCCAGGCTGGCATCGATCTCCCTCGACCCGGGTGCCTCCGCGGTCGAAGCGCTGAAATGGGTGACCTACGCCGCGGTGTTCACTCTGGCCTACACCGTTGGGCGGCGCAACGGGCGCAACTGGGGCCCTCTGTTGGTCTTCGCCGCCGCGGTGGTCGTGTCTCTCGTGACCGTGATCCACGGTGTAATCGGCGCCAAGGCCTACTTCGGAGTCTACGTCCCCAGGGCTGCGGTGCCTCGCTGGGGCATTGCGCCGCTCCTGAACCCCAACAACCTGTCCGGGTACCTGAACCTAGGCGCGCTATGCGGCATGGGGTTTCTGCTGACGCACCGCTCCTCTCGCGCCGAGCGACCGCTTCCACCCGACGGCTGGGTGTTCGCCGGGATTGCCGTCGTCGTTGCTGTGTCGCTCCTCGCTGCTTCGCGCGGTGGGGTGCTCGGCCTCGGCTTGGGCGCGATTGCGCTGGCGGTGGCGGTGCGGGTCTTCCGGGGCAATCAGGCCAAGGCCGTCGGCGGTCGTCGCCGCGCTGCTGGCATCGCGCTGGCAGTCGCCGGTGGCGCGCTCCTGGCCATCCTCGGCGCCAGTGAGGCAACCTGGCAGGAGCTTGGCGATACGAGCGCCGAGAAACTGCGCTTGCTCGGTTGGTCGAAGCCGTTGCTTTCGGACCACCTGTGGCTAGGCGTCGGGCGCGGCGCGTTCGAGACCGTATTCCCGGCGTACAACTCCCGAGGAGGCCGGGTGCTCTACAGCCATCCGGAGAATTTCGTCGTGCAGTGGGTGGCCGAATGGGGTTTGCTCGTCGCCGCGCTCGCCTTGGCGCTATTCGTTTGGCACTTCCGTCCCGCCCGCCTCAGGCTGCGTACGAACAGGGCCGCGGTGGCGGCGATCGTGGGCGTCCTCGTCGTGCTGCTCCAGAACCTCGCGGACTTGGCGCTCGAGGTCCCAGCAGTGATGATTGCGCTCTCGGCCGCGCTCGGCTCGCTGTGGACGCCAGCGCGCGCGGCTGCGCCGTCGAACGCGACGGACCCGAGCTCGCGCCTTCGGCGCCGGCTGCCCGCGGTGGCGGTTGCTGGGACAGGCGCGGTTGCGGTGCTGGCGGTGCTGCTCGGGCCCACCCACTCTGCAGCGTCGGAGCGCACCGAGCTCGGCGCGGCCCTGAACGCGAAGCCCATTTCAGACCCAGACTCGCTGCATGCGTTTCACCGCCGCCTAGCGCAGGCCATGCGGCGGCATCCCGCGGACCCTCATTTCCCTTTGCTCGGCGCGATCGCCGCAAGACGCGTGCGCGGAGCGGACGCGCTTCCCTGGATCGCCCGAGCTCTGGAGAGGGACCCGACCAACGCCCGAGCACACTTCGTGCTGGCCGAGATCCTCGCGGCGCGAGGGGCGAAGCTGCAGGCGTTCATGGAGATGCGAATTGCGCTCGAGGCTGACAAGGATCTGGTCGGCTACGCTGCGCAGCTCGCAGTGCGCTGGAGCCGGGAGCCCGAAGAGCTCGACCGCGCTGCGCCGGAGGGCAACATTGGCGCGCAGTTCTTCTACTGGTGCGGGAAGTTCGTCCCCGCGTCAGATTTCGAGTTGCGCAGCCAGCTATTCGACGCGGCGCTCGACAGGCAGCGCGATTTTGCGCCCGCGGTAGTGGCCAAGGGCTTCGACCGCCTCGACCGCGCCGAAGTCGGTGCGGCGCCATGCACTGAGTCCCAGCGAGCCGACTGCTTGACCCTCGTCGAGGGGCTCGCGGAGACCGCTGCGCGGGTCGATCCGCGGTCGTGTGACGCGCCCATCCTGAAAGGCCGCGCGCTCGTGCTGCGGGGCCGTGCGCAAGACGCGGAGCGTGGCCTCGCGGTGGCGTGTGCTACCTGCCGGGGGCCTCTGCCCTGCCTGGCGGCGCGGCTCCGCGCCGCGGCTGCGGCGGTTCCGGCGACGGAGCTCGGGGCGGCGATCCGCGCCTACACTGGCACGGCTTGTTCGCAAGCGGAGACCTGCGCTGATGCCCATTCTCTCGTCGGCGACGTGCTCAGCGGGCGCCAGGAATGGGCCGCAGCGGCGGACCACTACGCAACGGCTGCCCAGCGGGTCAGTACCGTGGGCCTGTGGCTGAAGCTGGCCGACGCTGCCAGCAGGGCTGGCCAGGCCACGCGGGCCATGACCGCGATTGAGAAGGCGCAGCGCGCAGGCGTTGGAGATCCGGGCCTCGCGCGGCGGGTCGAGGAGCAGCGCAAGCAGCTCTTCCTGCGTGCAATGGAGCTGCCAACGCCATGA
- a CDS encoding lasso peptide biosynthesis B2 protein — protein MSVCSKLSTLARLSPRERRAVVRMAPAALVVSAGLGRIPVTSLLRLLGLRAEFQARPNAADQAQAIRNASFAVGIWARNWPGMSSCLPRALVLTHALRAHGAVLRIGVARGASQEVAAHAWVDVDGRSLDGPSAADAPRVFLPLRHAGCR, from the coding sequence ATGAGCGTCTGCTCCAAACTCAGCACACTCGCCCGACTCTCGCCCCGCGAGCGCCGGGCGGTGGTGCGCATGGCGCCCGCCGCGCTGGTGGTGAGCGCCGGGCTTGGGCGGATCCCGGTCACTAGTTTGCTCCGGCTCCTCGGGCTCCGGGCCGAGTTTCAGGCTAGACCGAACGCCGCCGACCAGGCACAGGCGATCCGGAACGCTTCCTTTGCCGTGGGCATCTGGGCCCGGAACTGGCCGGGAATGAGCAGCTGCCTCCCGCGAGCGCTCGTGCTCACGCACGCGCTGAGAGCACACGGAGCCGTGTTGCGCATCGGCGTGGCGCGAGGCGCAAGCCAAGAGGTGGCTGCGCACGCGTGGGTCGATGTGGATGGTAGGTCCCTGGATGGCCCGTCGGCTGCGGACGCGCCTCGGGTGTTCCTGCCGCTGCGACACGCCGGCTGTCGATGA
- a CDS encoding FkbM family methyltransferase has product MALVRYGIFEEGLTGVLLAYLAEGACFYDVGAHYGYFTLLASLLVGSTGEIHSFEPTPSTYRILGQNLGSVRARNVRTNPLAVWNASDVRLELQDMGGAHSSLNSLFQPRSEAARAAQHSLVPVRTTTLDDYVARGNRPPDLLKVDAESAEYQVIEGARGILTRARPLVTLEIGDMDVAGARSTLEIIDEMARLGYTPFEWRENALAPHQRREKYEYDNLVFVPGERGSVVGADRA; this is encoded by the coding sequence ATGGCGCTGGTGCGATACGGCATCTTCGAAGAGGGGCTCACCGGGGTTTTGCTGGCCTACTTGGCGGAGGGTGCTTGCTTCTACGACGTGGGAGCGCACTACGGCTATTTCACCCTCCTGGCCAGCTTGCTGGTCGGCTCGACGGGAGAGATCCACTCGTTCGAGCCGACGCCGTCCACCTACCGCATTCTTGGCCAGAACCTCGGGTCCGTTCGCGCGCGGAACGTTCGCACGAATCCGCTCGCGGTCTGGAACGCGTCGGACGTGAGGCTCGAGCTGCAGGACATGGGAGGTGCGCACAGCTCGTTGAATTCGCTGTTCCAGCCGCGATCCGAGGCGGCGCGGGCCGCACAACACTCGCTGGTGCCCGTCAGGACGACGACGCTCGACGACTACGTCGCGCGTGGGAACAGGCCCCCCGACCTCTTGAAGGTCGACGCCGAGAGCGCCGAGTACCAGGTCATCGAGGGTGCCAGGGGCATATTGACCCGCGCCCGCCCTCTCGTGACTCTCGAGATCGGCGACATGGACGTCGCAGGAGCGCGGAGCACCCTGGAGATCATCGACGAGATGGCGCGGCTCGGATACACCCCGTTCGAGTGGCGGGAAAACGCCCTCGCGCCGCACCAGCGACGCGAAAAGTACGAGTACGACAACTTGGTGTTCGTGCCCGGGGAACGCGGGTCGGTCGTGGGCGCGGACCGAGCATGA
- a CDS encoding lipopolysaccharide biosynthesis protein has protein sequence MGVQAVVSKVLGTATHFALAWLLSPDAFGVIGLAYTVTALVTVLQDAGLNEVLVRHRADFDRWAGPAFRLALLMSGVACVIMLAAAPIAARVYRRPDLVWLIVLLASALPIQAFSIVPRARLQMDMSFRFLARLRFIVAVATAVLTVGLAALGFGAYSMVIPRPAIALLELVALWTACRPPVRARGTWEAYRSLLGDSALLVATGLVVTVASRADYAVLGLFHSAQVVGVYYFAYNLSTQALMLAVSNLSYVLLPAFVHIGDQGERVLHSYLRASRLINAIGIPACAIQAAVAGPFIRAFFRSEWEPAVPVLQILSVGWALRIAAIAADAFLRSKGRFRELLLFYSGYTACVLLAVVVGAKYWGAVGAAWGVAFALAVSAPIQKLLSIRRHGGTLRHVWQVYWPPLTATGLAMLPPWWVLDRPGVANIPALLGISAFSVPVYALLLRWLAPATWADVKERALEVGARLRPRHVV, from the coding sequence ATGGGCGTCCAGGCCGTCGTGTCGAAGGTGCTGGGCACTGCGACGCACTTCGCGCTCGCGTGGCTGCTCAGCCCCGACGCATTCGGCGTGATCGGCCTCGCCTACACGGTCACGGCGCTCGTGACCGTGCTGCAAGACGCAGGCTTGAACGAGGTGCTCGTACGGCATCGAGCCGACTTCGACCGCTGGGCGGGACCGGCGTTTCGCCTGGCCTTGCTCATGAGCGGAGTTGCATGCGTCATCATGCTCGCCGCGGCGCCAATAGCGGCGCGCGTGTATCGGCGCCCCGATCTGGTCTGGCTCATCGTGCTCTTGGCGTCTGCGCTGCCGATTCAGGCGTTTTCCATCGTGCCCCGCGCGAGGCTGCAGATGGACATGTCCTTCCGCTTTCTCGCCAGGCTCCGCTTCATCGTGGCGGTGGCGACGGCAGTGCTGACCGTCGGCCTCGCCGCGCTCGGGTTCGGAGCCTACAGCATGGTGATTCCGCGGCCGGCCATCGCTCTGCTCGAGCTAGTCGCGCTCTGGACGGCTTGCCGCCCACCCGTTCGCGCGCGCGGCACGTGGGAAGCGTACCGGAGCCTCCTCGGCGACAGCGCCCTGCTCGTGGCGACAGGGCTCGTTGTGACCGTCGCCAGCCGGGCGGACTACGCCGTGCTCGGCCTCTTCCACAGCGCGCAGGTCGTCGGCGTGTACTACTTCGCCTACAATCTGTCTACGCAGGCGCTGATGTTGGCGGTGTCGAACCTGTCGTACGTCTTGCTCCCGGCCTTCGTCCACATCGGCGATCAGGGCGAGCGGGTCCTGCATTCCTACCTGCGCGCGTCGCGCTTGATCAACGCGATCGGCATTCCAGCGTGTGCCATCCAGGCGGCCGTCGCCGGACCGTTCATCAGGGCATTCTTCCGTTCCGAGTGGGAGCCAGCGGTGCCGGTGCTGCAGATCCTCAGCGTGGGCTGGGCGCTTCGCATCGCAGCCATCGCAGCCGACGCATTCCTGAGGTCCAAGGGGCGGTTCCGCGAGCTCCTGTTGTTCTATTCGGGGTACACCGCGTGCGTCCTCTTGGCGGTGGTGGTCGGCGCGAAATACTGGGGCGCCGTCGGCGCGGCCTGGGGCGTCGCGTTCGCCCTAGCCGTGTCCGCGCCCATACAAAAGTTGCTCAGCATCCGCCGACACGGTGGCACGTTACGGCACGTCTGGCAGGTCTACTGGCCCCCGCTGACGGCCACCGGTCTGGCGATGCTTCCTCCCTGGTGGGTCCTGGATCGGCCGGGCGTCGCGAACATCCCAGCCCTCCTCGGCATCTCAGCCTTCTCCGTGCCGGTCTATGCGCTTCTGCTCCGCTGGCTGGCGCCGGCGACCTGGGCCGATGTCAAGGAACGCGCCCTGGAGGTTGGGGCACGTCTCCGGCCCCGACACGTTGTATAG
- a CDS encoding nucleotidyltransferase family protein yields MWRVLEAEKIRGVVLKGMPLAHRLGVAPSSRRAGDNDILVRRADAVRTVRALEGAGYVRKPTPDLGWLLEKDFQVALTRHVDGIPLVVDLHWAPFYPTLHQVPERIVWQHVEPLRLRGATVRVFDKPLTLLHLAAHYEQHAFCEPRILRDLARAWNVWSAEIDVAALVSLAEELGLQHALDFALQSAAGLGWLDAKPPAIGSRRAARLRRLLSPAELATPRRAGDYARTLGAAVLLDPHRVPRMFLAAVFPPPNRLAAIHDEPVGPKLILRYLARPIELGLRALGRARRC; encoded by the coding sequence GTGTGGCGGGTTCTCGAGGCCGAGAAGATCCGCGGCGTGGTGTTGAAGGGGATGCCGCTGGCCCACCGCCTGGGCGTGGCGCCATCGTCCCGTCGGGCTGGTGACAATGACATCCTGGTCCGCCGCGCCGACGCGGTCCGGACGGTGCGCGCCTTGGAGGGCGCCGGGTACGTTCGTAAGCCGACGCCCGACCTCGGGTGGCTCTTGGAAAAGGACTTCCAGGTCGCACTGACGCGGCACGTGGACGGCATCCCGCTGGTGGTGGACCTGCACTGGGCGCCGTTCTACCCGACGCTCCACCAAGTGCCGGAGCGCATCGTCTGGCAGCACGTCGAGCCACTGCGGCTGAGGGGCGCGACCGTGCGCGTCTTCGACAAACCGCTCACGTTGCTACACCTCGCGGCACACTACGAGCAGCATGCGTTCTGCGAGCCGCGCATCTTGCGCGACCTCGCCCGAGCGTGGAACGTGTGGTCCGCAGAGATCGACGTCGCCGCGCTCGTGAGCCTGGCCGAGGAGCTGGGTCTGCAACATGCTCTGGATTTTGCGCTCCAGTCCGCCGCGGGACTCGGCTGGCTCGACGCCAAACCTCCAGCGATCGGCTCTCGCCGCGCGGCAAGGCTTCGGCGCCTCCTCTCTCCGGCGGAGCTGGCGACACCTCGACGCGCCGGCGACTACGCGCGAACGCTCGGCGCAGCGGTGCTGCTCGATCCGCACCGCGTTCCTCGCATGTTTCTGGCTGCCGTGTTTCCGCCCCCGAACCGGCTTGCTGCGATCCATGACGAGCCGGTGGGCCCCAAGTTGATTCTCCGTTATCTGGCGCGGCCCATCGAGCTCGGCTTGCGTGCGCTCGGCAGGGCTCGCCGATGCTGA